The Vigna unguiculata cultivar IT97K-499-35 chromosome 6, ASM411807v1, whole genome shotgun sequence genome contains a region encoding:
- the LOC114187796 gene encoding uncharacterized protein LOC114187796, translating to MANRRRRNTAGADEIANAIHRMVDAMQPVAAPPRAMIPPVRPVTMEDFMRHKPAKFTGKATPDEADAWLRECEKIFRVIECSEAQKLNFATFLLVTEAEYWWMNMQQQMINRAEEVTWTSFRARFLEKYFPDSAKHEREAEFLTLQQGSLSVQDYVERFEYLSRFYSQTVTEEWRCRKFEGGLKHELRRFIVPLRVREFPILVEQAKSVEQLEKGPSQVNRTQRNSTEGRF from the coding sequence ATGGCAAACAGGAGGCGTAGAAATACCGCTGGCGCTGATGAGATTGCTAATGCGATCCACAGGATGGTGGATGCTATGCAGCCTGTGGCAGCGCCCCCGCGGGCTATGATTCCGCCTGTCAGACCAGTGACCATGGAGGACTTCATGCGTCACAAACCGGCTAAGTTCACTGGGAAAGCCACCCCAGATGAGGCGGATGCATGGCTCCGAGAGTGCGAGAAGATATTCAGGGTGATAGAGTGCTCGGAGGCCCAGAAGCTTAACTTTGCCACCTTTCTACTGGTGACCGAGGCTGAGTATTGGTGGATGAATATGCAACAACAGATGATAAACCGAGCTGAAGAGGTGACTTGGACTAGCTTCAGGGCGAGGTTCTTGGAGAAGTATTTCCCGGATAGCGCTAAACATGAGCGCGAGGCAGAGTTTCTCACCCTGCAGCAGGGAAGTTTGTCAGTGCAGGATTATGTGGAGAGGTTCGAGTACCTCTCGAGATTCTATTCTCAGACAGTGACGGAGGAGTGGCGCTGTAGAAAGTTTGAGGGCGGCCTCAAGCATGAATTGAGGCGTTTCATAGTGCCACTGAGGGTGCGAGAGTTCCCTATCTTGGTGGAGCAAGCCAAGAGTGTGGAGCAGCTGGAGAAAGGACCCAGTCAGGTGAACCGTACACAGAGGAATAGTACTGAGGGCAGATTCTAG
- the LOC114187797 gene encoding uncharacterized protein LOC114187797, which yields MANRRRRNTAGADEIANAIHRMVDAMQPVAAPPRAMIPPVRPVTMEDFMRHKPAKFTGKATPDEADAWLRECEKIFRVIECSEAQKLNFATFLLVTEAEYWWMNMQQQMINRAEEVTWTSFRARFLEKYFPDSAKHEREAEFLTLQQGSLSVQDYVERFEYLSRFYSQTVTEEWRCRKFEGGLKHELRRFIVPLRVREFPILVEQAKSVEQLEKGPSQVNRTQRNSTEGRFQKKPYSRPTASSWRPRCYNCGGEHLQ from the coding sequence ATGGCAAACAGGAGGCGTAGAAATACCGCTGGCGCTGATGAGATTGCTAATGCGATCCACAGGATGGTGGATGCTATGCAGCCTGTGGCAGCGCCCCCGCGGGCTATGATTCCGCCTGTCAGACCAGTGACCATGGAGGACTTCATGCGTCACAAACCGGCTAAGTTCACTGGGAAAGCCACCCCAGATGAGGCGGATGCATGGCTCCGAGAGTGCGAGAAGATATTCAGGGTGATAGAGTGCTCGGAGGCCCAGAAGCTTAACTTTGCCACCTTTCTACTGGTGACCGAGGCTGAGTATTGGTGGATGAATATGCAACAACAGATGATAAACCGAGCTGAAGAGGTGACTTGGACTAGCTTCAGGGCGAGGTTCTTGGAGAAGTATTTCCCGGATAGCGCTAAACATGAGCGCGAGGCAGAGTTTCTCACCCTGCAGCAGGGAAGTTTGTCAGTGCAGGATTATGTGGAGAGGTTCGAGTACCTCTCGAGATTCTATTCTCAGACAGTGACAGAGGAGTGGCGCTGTAGAAAGTTTGAGGGCGGCCTCAAGCATGAATTGAGGCGTTTCATAGTGCCACTGAGGGTGCGAGAGTTCCCTATCTTGGTGGAGCAAGCCAAGAGTGTGGAGCAGCTGGAGAAAGGACCCAGTCAGGTGAACCGTACACAGAGGAATAGTACTGAGGGCAGATTCCAGAAGAAGCCCTACAGTAGACCCACCGCGTCTTCGTGGAGGCCGAGGTGCTATAACTGTGGGGGTGAACATCTTCAGTGA
- the LOC114187793 gene encoding uncharacterized protein LOC114187793, which produces MIKYYRYHRNNDHTTNECKALQDRIKELVSIGHFRRFVCRDIPPHPSRSDNRHPLCNTRHDHRTNQQTRQEPQIARTYVNTADPPLCSAINTIVGGFVGGGSTSSTRKKHFRHLQSINHITHSHHRCCMPPMTFTDDDFHGIDHQQDDPMVITVELENYAVKKVLIDQGSSIDILYWTTYQKLQLPPTTMVLYDELIFRFSGEKVLTYGYIDLHTVFREASQTKTIPIRFLVVDAPTSYNVLLCRPSLNILGAVVSTTHLAMKFPSPS; this is translated from the coding sequence ATGATCAAGTACTACCGCTATCACAGAAACAACGACCACACTACAAACGAATGCAAGGCGCTCCAAGACAGAATCAAAGAATTGGTTAGCATTGGCCACTTCCGCCGCTTTGTCTGTAGAGACATACCCCCACATCCCTCACGATCCGACAACCGACATCCCCTTTGCAATACTCGCCACGATCACCGCACCAATCAACAAACCCGCCAAGAACCGCAAATTGCCCGCACTTACGTCAACACAGCTGATCCTCCACTATGCAGCGCAATCAACACCATCGTCGGAGGCTTTGTTGGTGGCGGCTCCACCTCATCAACCAGAAAGAAACACTTCCGTCATCTCCAATCCATCAATCACATAACCCATTCTCACCACAGATGTTGTATGCCTCCCATGACCTTTACTGACGATGATTTTCACGGCATCGACCACCAGCAAGACGATCCCATGGTCATCACGGTCGAACTCGAAAACTATGCGGTCAAGAAGGTGCTTATCGACCAAGGCAGTTCGATCGACATCCTCTACTGGACCACttaccaaaaactccaacttccACCCACGACCATGGTTCTTTATGATGAACTTATCTTCAGGTTCTCCGGAGAGAAGGTTTTAACCTATGGATATATCGACCTCCACACTGTCTTTCGGGAAGCAtctcaaaccaaaacaatccCCATCCGTTTCCTTGTCGTAGACGCACCCACCTCATACAATGTCCTCCTTTGTCGACCATCCCTCAACATTCTAGGCGCCGTCGTCTCCACAACCCACCTAGCCATGAAATTCCCCTCCCCATCATGA